The genomic stretch CCAAAATGAAAGATCCTCCTACCTCTCTCTACCATCAAATCAACCATGCCATGAAATGGAACTGTAAACCAAAAGAGTAATTTTCCTATAATATCGAACAAATTCACAAAAGGTTTCATCGTCATCGCCGTAGTTTACACCTTCGGAAAGGACATGGAAATGCCTATTCGCATGGCATACGAGCTTGACAAGAGAGGCCTGTGTTCATGTCCATCAACATATGTCGATGTGATGTGATGACCTGCACCGGTCGAACAAGCTTTGCAGAGAGCAAATCCAAAGCCCCTTCCTTTGGTTAAGCAGTGTCTTGGATTGCTGGACAAGCCTGTATCTGCAGACAGTCATCGAAGTTTCTGCTGCTGACGCACTCCAACATGGCTTTCGCATTCAATTCTCTTCCGTATCTCCACAAGTAGTTCAAACCAACGAGCAGCTCAGTAATGGCGTCCTCCGCCTTCCTTTGGTCCGCAAAATAGAGCGTCTGCAGCAGAAGAACGTTAGAGTTGGAGACCAAGCTCTGCTGCTCGAAGCTCCTCTCGGATTGCCATCGGATCGTGTTATGGGCGAGCGGTGCCAGCCAGTCCAGTATCCTTGTCACCGCCGCACTCCACTCCGCTGCAAGAACTGGATCGTAAATGGATGAAGCCAAGTTCTTGGCGTACGATTTCAGCCTCGCTCTGAGGGCTGCTTTTATGCTTGTGGTTAGCATGCTGTAGAGGTCATCTCTGGCGTCGGGGCCGATCAAATGGGGGGAGGCCGCAAGCTTCTCGATGACGATGATCACGTTGGCGTAGTGCAGAGCTAGAGCTGCGGCGCCGAGGGTGGTGGCTGGAGCATTCAGCAACTGGAACCTGGGTTCGATCATGTCGAACATGTTTACGCTGGTCTCAGGGCTTGCAGCATCAGCTCCGGGAGGAGTCAATGGCGTCACATTTGGCTTCCGGAGGGCGGTGTCCATGGGGATGCAGCTCTGCAGGACTGCTGGCTCATTGCCACCGACCATACACCCACCGAATGTTCTGCCGCCGACCGGCCACTTGGTTCGAGAATTATGGCGCTTTCGAGCGGGAGGAGGCAGGCCGATCCTGGGAGGTGGACACTGCCCGGCCAATGCTCCGCTGCTGGTAGCTATAGGCCCGGATCTGGTTTCGTGCTGAGGGACAGCGTGCGGCCCGGAGGCGAACAAGCGGACCATGTTGCCGTCGGATGAGTGGCCGGGGGAGGGCATCAGGCCGGCGATGGAGTGGCTGCGGGAGAGCCGGGCGGCGGGCTTTCGGCGGCCGCCGGACCACCCGGTGGCTTCTGTCTTCGTCGGGAACCCGAAGACTTGCCTGATCCTTCCGACGATCGAGAACAGGGATCGGCTCAGCAGGCGGACGGCGTAGTCGTAGGTCCTGACCCACAGCGAGGCCTCGCGCAGGTACttcacctgctgccgctgccacatgACCTTGTGCTTGAAATCGGCGACGCTGGCCTGGTGGCGGCCGCCGGCGTCGGGGTTGGCCAGCAACCGGAGCAGCCCCTGCTCCAGCTCCGCCAGCACCTCGAGCTCGTGGTACAGGTCGGCGCCCGCGGCGACAAACCGCTCCATCTTCTTGACCTTGCGCTCCATCTTCCGCCCCGCGTACTCGAACCCGTGGGGGTCGGCGCCGGTCTTGACCAGATCCGCGAACGCGGCGTCGAACCGCTGCAGCGCTGGGTCGGAGCACCGCCGGCCGAGTCCGGCCACGGCGCGGGCCAGGGACCCGAGGGCGTCGGTCGTCTCGGCGAGTGCCAGGGCGAGGAGGAAGCCGTCGTCGTCGGAGACGAGCTTGCGGACGCCCTCGAGGCGGAGGACCTCATCGCGCAGGCGGGCGACGCGGTCGTCGGCCAGGGCGTGCCAGAGCTGGACGGCCTTGgacatgaaccgcgcaacctcgaAGGCCAGCACGCCGACAGTGGCGGCTGCCTTCTCCCCCCCGCCCGCGCCGCCCTTCTTTCGCCCGCCATCTCGCACGAGCCCCATGCGGCCCAGCCACGACTCCGACTTCACCTTCCTCATGGACGGCGGTAGCCGTGTCCCAAGCggaagaccccttcaaaatccAAGCTTTATCTCATCACAAGATTCCGATGGATAGAATAAACGCAGGAACTGGAGCTGCAGCGCTGGACTGACGGAAACCAGGCGGGTAGGAGGAGAACACTGCACGAGGAGGACGTGGAAGCCAGTGCAAGGTGGGGGATTCTCTTTTACCCTTCCTTGTCTGTCTTTAGTTTAGGCTGAGGCCGAAACCAGGAAAGGAAGCCACCAAGAAGTTGCTtcctcggtggcggtgccacagtGCGGGCCGCAGCTGCGCATGTGTTGGTGGCCGTAGGCCAGTGCGTTGGGGGTGCATCCACTCAAGTCACCACCACCTGCGACTCACTCTTTGCACCTCGCATAAATGCGCGGCTGTATCACCCATCGCCGCCCATCTGCATCTAATCAAAACCAGCAGCGACAACAAAAAGTAAGAAAGAGGGAATAAGATTCCAAGGTCACCAGCACAGCGGTGGCGGGCCaacagaagaaggagaggagaggcCACATTACCATATCATCCGAGCTCAACAAGTCAATTATGCAGCTGCTTTACCTCGGTTGACCTCTAGCTTACTCTCTTGTCTCAAATCCAGTTGATATTGACGGGGAACTCGTCAAATCTTTAGGTTGGGCCGTGGAGGTCATAGGTGCACATGCACCGAGCTGGATCGATCCCATTTGGGAACAAGAACAAGGGATGCACTTGTTGTCGTCTTGCTATGGCATTGTCTCCGGTGTGCGTGCCGATATGATTCGTGTTTGGCCATATGT from Musa acuminata AAA Group cultivar baxijiao chromosome BXJ1-3, Cavendish_Baxijiao_AAA, whole genome shotgun sequence encodes the following:
- the LOC103977068 gene encoding uncharacterized protein LOC103977068; protein product: MRKVKSESWLGRMGLVRDGGRKKGGAGGGEKAAATVGVLAFEVARFMSKAVQLWHALADDRVARLRDEVLRLEGVRKLVSDDDGFLLALALAETTDALGSLARAVAGLGRRCSDPALQRFDAAFADLVKTGADPHGFEYAGRKMERKVKKMERFVAAGADLYHELEVLAELEQGLLRLLANPDAGGRHQASVADFKHKVMWQRQQVKYLREASLWVRTYDYAVRLLSRSLFSIVGRIRQVFGFPTKTEATGWSGGRRKPAARLSRSHSIAGLMPSPGHSSDGNMVRLFASGPHAVPQHETRSGPIATSSGALAGQCPPPRIGLPPPARKRHNSRTKWPVGGRTFGGCMVGGNEPAVLQSCIPMDTALRKPNVTPLTPPGADAASPETSVNMFDMIEPRFQLLNAPATTLGAAALALHYANVIIVIEKLAASPHLIGPDARDDLYSMLTTSIKAALRARLKSYAKNLASSIYDPVLAAEWSAAVTRILDWLAPLAHNTIRWQSERSFEQQSLVSNSNVLLLQTLYFADQRKAEDAITELLVGLNYLWRYGRELNAKAMLECVSSRNFDDCLQIQACPAIQDTA